Genomic segment of Methanomicrobiales archaeon:
GATTCCATTGGGAGGATCGGAGGGTTTATCATAAGAATATTAATTTAAAATAATAATATATTTATAGTCCGATTTTAGAAATTAATGGTATGCTGAGGGTGTATTCATGAGGTCCGATAAGGTGGTGTATTTTACGCAGAAGGAGGACGAGCTGGCGAACCTCTTGATGGGCCTCGGTATGAAACGGAACGTGGCAAAGGTGCTGGTCTACCTGGCCCGTGTACCCGAAGCGACCTCGCGCGATATCGAACGGGGGACCGATCTCCGCCAGCCGGAGGTGAGCATCGCGATGCGGTTTTTAAAAGAGTGCTGCTGGGTGGAGAGCCGGGAGAGCAAGGCGGACAGCAAGGGGAGG
This window contains:
- a CDS encoding ArsR family transcriptional regulator, which produces MRSDKVVYFTQKEDELANLLMGLGMKRNVAKVLVYLARVPEATSRDIERGTDLRQPEVSIAMRFLKECCWVESRESKADSKGRPVKIYQLVRRIEDIMDSIEKDKQREAKSQLDLIKKVREYIV